A portion of the Cytophagia bacterium CHB2 genome contains these proteins:
- a CDS encoding type II toxin-antitoxin system RelE/ParE family toxin, whose amino-acid sequence MASYKIVLKPSVEKDLRFLPRSLVKRALAEVEALQDDPLPRQASKLQGGENLYRVRVGDYRIIYGVDHSMKQILVHYIRHRREAYRKKH is encoded by the coding sequence ATGGCATCTTATAAAATTGTACTCAAGCCGTCGGTTGAGAAAGATTTGCGTTTTCTTCCCAGATCTTTAGTTAAGCGCGCCCTGGCCGAGGTTGAGGCCTTGCAAGATGATCCTTTGCCGCGCCAGGCCAGCAAGCTACAAGGGGGAGAAAATTTATACCGGGTTCGTGTTGGGGATTATCGCATCATCTACGGTGTTGATCACAGCATGAAGCAGATACTTGTGCATTATATTCGACATCGCCGTGAAGCTTATCGCAAAAAACATTGA